One genomic window of Kosmotoga olearia TBF 19.5.1 includes the following:
- a CDS encoding helicase-related protein — translation MATLITNKEKLLSEVMDSVLPYCDNVYFLVGYFFFSGFEEIFEGIKEKNIKILVGMDIERDFMNRIKEYELLTDIEGSRETKRENYYKTLVEFFNETDYFDTARKQEAFRIYLEKIRNGTLQIRKTEKPNHAKVYLFEHRDDQAGTFPGTLITGSSNLTFSGLKGRHEFDVILRDDANYEKAKAIFDELWDKSIDIASIESKDLFEKKVVQKIWLDKLPSPYLIYLRVLDEYFSVQRQDGYFFPAEITNNRYYNLKYQIDAISQALSIIERHNGVIISDVVGLGKSIVASSVAHALRLKTVIIAPPHLIDQWEDYRLEFDFNARVYSSGKIADALENHSGSEEKLIIIDEAHRYRNELTQDYANLHKLCQGNKVILLTATPYNNKPQDVFALIKLFQIPTRSTLQTVDNLSLRFEELIKEYKEIEKGRKKGEKDQETLDREIKAVATKIRNLISPFMIRRSRIDLQSIEAYRKDLEAQGIVFPEVKDPELLEYELDDLTELYKWTLEKIAPEDEKKGFIGARYKPVAYLKNIDKYKKFITEQFGEERLFRQSQLNMASFMRRHLVRRFESSIKAFQISLDTMIKSSEIILGWFDNAGLVPIFKKGNIPDVDQILENGSLLSDEVREYNEARLDELRQKGYVFIPAKEISVNFRKDLIKDIELLQEIKNKWFENGFPEDPKLKHFEKIVKELLQKDPKRKIVVFSEFADTANYLYEELKDRLRVFKYSAADATKENKRIIREEFDASSKKKTNNYDILIATDALSEGFNLNRAGTIFNYDIPYNPTRVIQRVGRINRINKKVFDELYIYNFFPTETGEAETGIKRISTLKFAMINAVLGEDTKILTSDEKLKSYFVEKYKEAFKESEEKSWDTEYRDLLERIKATRPELLEKAREIPKRARIRRTVSKDKKGVIVFGKKGNNHIFKFADSPENSVVLSGEEALELFKAQPFEEPEPVSEIFESIYQSIKESLFLRKNRVPMNKGEQKAVKVIDYLKENCPAHKDYLEDLRKVIADYRALPEAYEKLIRNLDTDDNKIRKSIEFLKKEIPHEYLESIISRANSISEQSETIIISEELI, via the coding sequence TTGGCAACGCTGATAACCAACAAAGAAAAATTGCTTTCCGAGGTTATGGATTCAGTTCTTCCCTACTGTGACAATGTTTATTTCTTGGTAGGGTATTTCTTCTTTTCAGGCTTTGAGGAGATCTTTGAAGGTATAAAAGAAAAGAACATCAAGATACTGGTCGGAATGGACATTGAAAGAGATTTCATGAACAGAATTAAAGAGTATGAACTCCTAACCGATATTGAAGGTTCCAGAGAAACAAAACGCGAGAATTATTACAAAACCCTCGTTGAATTCTTCAATGAAACAGATTACTTCGATACCGCCCGTAAACAAGAAGCCTTCAGGATTTACCTTGAAAAGATAAGAAACGGAACCCTTCAAATAAGAAAAACTGAAAAGCCAAATCACGCAAAAGTTTATCTTTTCGAACATAGAGATGACCAGGCTGGCACCTTTCCCGGGACCCTCATAACCGGCTCCAGTAACCTCACATTCTCTGGCCTTAAAGGACGCCATGAATTCGATGTTATTCTGAGAGACGATGCCAACTACGAAAAGGCAAAAGCCATATTTGATGAACTCTGGGATAAATCAATTGACATAGCTTCTATTGAAAGCAAGGATCTTTTTGAGAAAAAGGTCGTTCAAAAAATCTGGCTTGACAAGCTTCCTTCGCCCTATCTTATTTACCTGAGGGTATTGGATGAGTATTTCTCGGTTCAAAGACAGGATGGCTATTTCTTTCCAGCGGAAATAACAAACAACAGGTACTACAACCTAAAATACCAGATCGATGCAATCTCACAGGCTCTATCAATAATCGAAAGACACAACGGTGTAATCATATCGGATGTTGTCGGTCTTGGAAAAAGTATTGTTGCTTCCTCGGTTGCGCATGCTTTGAGATTGAAAACGGTGATTATAGCGCCACCACATCTTATAGATCAATGGGAAGATTATAGATTAGAATTCGATTTCAATGCCAGAGTATACAGCTCCGGTAAGATCGCTGACGCCCTGGAAAATCATTCTGGTTCTGAAGAAAAATTAATTATAATCGATGAAGCCCACAGATACCGCAACGAACTAACTCAAGATTATGCGAATTTACACAAACTATGTCAGGGAAACAAAGTCATACTCCTAACGGCAACACCCTACAACAACAAGCCCCAAGATGTATTTGCTCTCATAAAACTCTTCCAGATTCCTACAAGATCAACGCTCCAGACTGTTGATAACCTTTCTTTGAGATTTGAAGAGCTGATCAAAGAATATAAAGAGATCGAAAAAGGTCGAAAGAAAGGCGAAAAAGATCAGGAAACCTTAGATCGGGAAATCAAAGCCGTTGCAACCAAAATCAGAAATTTGATATCCCCCTTCATGATTAGAAGATCGCGAATTGATCTCCAGAGCATAGAAGCATACAGGAAAGATCTCGAAGCACAGGGAATAGTCTTTCCGGAAGTCAAAGATCCCGAGCTCCTTGAATACGAACTCGATGACCTTACTGAACTCTACAAATGGACTCTCGAAAAAATTGCACCTGAAGACGAGAAAAAGGGATTCATAGGTGCCAGATATAAACCCGTTGCCTATCTCAAAAACATTGACAAATACAAAAAATTCATCACGGAACAATTCGGAGAGGAAAGACTCTTCAGACAATCGCAGTTAAACATGGCCAGTTTCATGCGCAGGCATCTCGTTAGACGTTTCGAAAGTTCCATTAAAGCTTTTCAAATATCCCTGGACACAATGATTAAATCATCTGAAATAATACTCGGGTGGTTCGATAATGCCGGATTGGTCCCAATTTTCAAAAAAGGAAACATTCCGGATGTGGATCAGATACTGGAAAATGGTTCCTTGCTATCTGATGAAGTCAGGGAATACAATGAAGCCCGACTCGATGAACTCAGACAAAAAGGCTACGTCTTTATCCCTGCAAAAGAAATCAGTGTAAACTTCAGAAAAGATCTCATAAAAGACATAGAACTGCTGCAAGAGATAAAGAATAAATGGTTTGAAAATGGATTCCCCGAGGATCCAAAATTAAAGCATTTCGAGAAGATCGTAAAAGAACTATTGCAAAAAGATCCGAAAAGAAAAATCGTTGTCTTCTCTGAGTTTGCAGACACCGCAAACTATCTCTACGAAGAGCTTAAAGATCGCCTTAGAGTGTTCAAGTATTCCGCTGCTGACGCAACAAAAGAAAATAAGAGAATCATACGCGAAGAATTCGACGCTTCCTCAAAAAAGAAAACAAACAACTACGATATCCTTATAGCCACCGATGCTCTTTCCGAAGGGTTTAACCTCAACAGGGCTGGAACAATATTCAACTACGACATACCATACAACCCAACAAGGGTCATTCAAAGAGTTGGCCGAATCAATCGTATAAATAAGAAGGTATTCGACGAACTTTATATCTATAACTTCTTCCCCACAGAAACCGGAGAAGCTGAAACAGGAATAAAGCGGATTTCCACCCTGAAATTCGCTATGATAAATGCTGTTCTCGGTGAAGATACGAAGATTCTCACCTCAGATGAAAAACTCAAGTCCTATTTTGTCGAAAAATACAAAGAGGCTTTCAAAGAAAGCGAAGAAAAATCCTGGGACACCGAATACCGTGACCTTCTTGAAAGAATTAAAGCTACCAGACCTGAGCTGCTTGAAAAAGCCAGAGAAATACCCAAACGCGCCAGAATACGCCGAACAGTTTCAAAAGACAAAAAGGGCGTAATAGTTTTTGGAAAGAAAGGCAATAACCATATCTTCAAATTTGCAGATTCACCTGAAAACTCTGTTGTACTAAGTGGCGAAGAGGCACTGGAATTGTTTAAAGCTCAGCCGTTTGAAGAACCCGAGCCTGTTTCAGAGATTTTCGAGAGTATCTATCAGAGCATAAAGGAAAGCTTGTTCTTGAGAAAAAACAGAGTTCCTATGAACAAAGGCGAGCAGAAAGCTGTTAAAGTAATCGATTATCTTAAAGAAAACTGTCCAGCGCATAAAGATTACCTCGAAGACCTTAGGAAAGTAATAGCTGACTACCGTGCATTACCCGAAGCCTACGAA
- a CDS encoding ROK family transcriptional regulator — protein MKKESDGVKRRGSKHLIKEINEKLILKTIYENKKIDRASIAKFTGLSPAAVTKITAELINRGMVLEAGSAESSGGRKPILLSLNPKFGQFLGVKIGVGYVELVITDFTCTIVESARCDTESSDPGTIVNVIKNCWEKCRQEKQSILLGIGIAVSGVVDSKEGIVRDSFLLGWRDVPIASLLKEVFKCEVLVMNDVDSFAMSHLWLGKAKDHSNTVVITLGVGIGGALIIDGKIHNAKGGVGEIGHMTVVKDGAKCTCGSNGCLEAEASFGALAKKISSITESKKLKELYKSVKQSESSEIEYLREALKRDRKAFNHVFEEYAVLVGIALKNIINMLAPDYLLIGGEALEFQEKFLNKAIQYAQKNAFGKLGEKVMFNVDDLGEVAWNLGVIFVLMDNLFLTTSHNESR, from the coding sequence GTGAAGAAAGAAAGTGATGGCGTGAAGAGAAGAGGTTCGAAGCATTTAATTAAGGAAATTAACGAAAAATTGATACTGAAGACTATTTATGAAAACAAAAAGATTGATAGAGCCTCCATAGCAAAATTTACCGGGCTCAGTCCCGCAGCAGTAACCAAGATAACAGCAGAACTAATAAACAGAGGTATGGTACTTGAAGCAGGTTCTGCAGAATCTTCCGGTGGGAGAAAACCTATATTGCTTTCTCTTAATCCCAAATTTGGCCAGTTTCTTGGTGTGAAAATCGGGGTCGGATATGTTGAATTGGTCATAACCGACTTTACTTGCACGATTGTTGAAAGCGCCAGATGTGACACAGAGAGTTCAGATCCTGGGACAATAGTTAACGTAATTAAAAATTGCTGGGAAAAGTGCAGACAAGAAAAACAGTCAATATTACTTGGCATAGGTATCGCTGTGTCCGGTGTTGTTGATTCAAAAGAAGGAATAGTACGGGATTCATTTTTGTTAGGCTGGAGAGATGTACCGATTGCTTCTTTATTGAAGGAAGTATTTAAATGTGAAGTTCTTGTGATGAACGATGTGGATTCATTCGCGATGAGTCATTTGTGGTTGGGAAAAGCGAAAGACCACTCTAACACCGTTGTGATTACGCTTGGTGTTGGAATCGGTGGTGCCCTGATTATAGACGGGAAAATTCACAATGCAAAGGGCGGTGTCGGGGAGATTGGCCATATGACTGTCGTCAAAGACGGTGCAAAATGTACGTGCGGAAGCAATGGCTGCCTTGAAGCTGAGGCTTCGTTCGGGGCATTGGCAAAAAAAATAAGCTCCATTACCGAAAGCAAAAAACTTAAAGAGCTATACAAGTCAGTTAAACAGTCAGAAAGCTCCGAGATAGAGTATTTAAGGGAGGCGTTGAAAAGGGATAGAAAGGCGTTTAACCATGTTTTTGAAGAATATGCTGTGCTTGTTGGTATAGCCCTGAAGAACATTATAAATATGTTGGCTCCAGATTATCTGCTTATTGGTGGCGAAGCCCTCGAATTTCAGGAAAAATTTCTCAACAAAGCTATCCAATATGCCCAAAAAAATGCATTTGGGAAATTGGGGGAAAAGGTTATGTTTAATGTTGACGACCTGGGAGAAGTAGCATGGAACCTTGGGGTAATTTTTGTACTTATGGATAATCTTTTTCTCACTACTTCTCACAATGAAAGTCGGTGA
- a CDS encoding carbohydrate ABC transporter permease, which produces MNSVKRKGDLKYLIFFLTPSLIFLFLFQILPITYSLMLSFMRWNIRTPAVWIGLGNYTNLFHDKEFWLSVWHTFQYILMYVPLVIIGGMILALLVNKKIKFQNFFKVSFFIPVISSWVAVSLIWKGLLNPKYGFINQILSWFGIKGPAWLFDPGWAMTAIVFASVWKDVGFIMVILLGGLSNIPKHLYEASVIDGATPWKQFWRITLPLLTPTLFFALMITLINSFQIFDQVWIMTNGGPAGATSVIVERIYRNAFSYSKMGYAAAMSWFLFALIFGISFLQNRYQKKWVFYS; this is translated from the coding sequence GTGAACTCAGTGAAAAGAAAAGGAGATTTAAAATACCTTATCTTCTTTTTAACTCCAAGCTTGATATTCCTATTTCTTTTCCAGATTCTTCCTATAACCTATTCATTAATGCTGAGCTTTATGCGATGGAACATAAGAACTCCTGCCGTGTGGATAGGGCTGGGTAACTATACAAATCTGTTTCATGACAAAGAGTTTTGGTTATCTGTGTGGCATACATTCCAGTATATTTTGATGTATGTTCCATTAGTTATCATCGGCGGAATGATTTTAGCTTTGTTGGTTAATAAAAAGATTAAGTTTCAAAATTTCTTTAAAGTATCTTTCTTCATTCCGGTTATTTCTTCCTGGGTCGCAGTATCACTCATTTGGAAAGGCTTACTAAATCCGAAGTACGGTTTTATAAATCAAATTCTCTCATGGTTTGGTATTAAGGGCCCTGCATGGCTCTTTGATCCTGGATGGGCTATGACCGCCATTGTTTTTGCCAGTGTGTGGAAAGATGTTGGATTTATCATGGTAATCCTTCTTGGGGGTCTTAGCAACATACCAAAGCATTTATACGAAGCCTCAGTAATAGATGGAGCTACACCCTGGAAACAGTTCTGGAGAATCACTTTACCATTGCTTACCCCAACATTATTTTTTGCTTTGATGATCACGCTTATCAATTCGTTCCAGATTTTTGATCAGGTATGGATAATGACAAATGGAGGACCTGCGGGGGCTACTTCCGTTATTGTTGAGCGAATCTATAGAAATGCTTTCAGTTACTCAAAAATGGGATATGCTGCGGCGATGTCCTGGTTTCTTTTTGCGTTAATCTTTGGCATATCTTTTCTACAAAACAGATATCAAAAGAAATGGGTGTTTTATTCATGA
- a CDS encoding carbohydrate ABC transporter permease, producing MKAKKIVLYVLLFAFAITTLLPLVWTISTSLKTRYATLKYPPEFLPDEVSFSNYTTIFNKYPFGRFLFNSFLVTLSTVFLQVVVAAMAAYAFARFDFKYKELLFMFYIATLMFPFQVKAIPLYLIVRSFGWINTYQGLILPKVFSAFGVFLLRQSILSTPKDYDESAAMDGANRITIFLKIILPLNKGALATLTIFAFMDSWNDYLWPLIVTTTQEMMTIPLGLASLQGRWTTQWNLVSAGTVVSIIPILIVYIVAQKWFIEGISATGLKG from the coding sequence ATGAAAGCAAAAAAGATTGTTCTGTATGTTTTGCTATTTGCTTTTGCGATAACCACATTACTCCCTTTAGTATGGACAATATCTACATCACTAAAGACCAGATATGCTACGCTTAAATATCCTCCCGAATTTCTACCAGATGAGGTATCTTTTTCAAACTACACAACGATTTTTAACAAATATCCCTTTGGGAGATTTCTGTTTAACAGTTTTCTCGTTACCCTTTCAACTGTATTTCTTCAGGTTGTTGTTGCGGCCATGGCAGCCTATGCTTTTGCGAGATTTGACTTTAAATATAAAGAATTACTGTTTATGTTCTATATAGCCACGTTGATGTTTCCTTTTCAGGTTAAAGCTATTCCCTTATACCTTATAGTTAGAAGTTTTGGTTGGATCAATACATATCAAGGTTTAATTCTTCCCAAGGTTTTTAGTGCTTTTGGAGTTTTTCTGCTTCGACAATCTATTTTATCCACTCCAAAAGATTATGATGAATCAGCAGCGATGGATGGCGCAAATCGCATCACGATTTTTTTGAAAATTATTCTTCCACTTAATAAAGGGGCATTAGCGACATTGACTATTTTTGCATTTATGGATTCCTGGAATGATTATCTCTGGCCACTGATTGTGACTACTACTCAAGAAATGATGACAATCCCACTTGGGTTAGCGAGCTTGCAAGGAAGATGGACAACACAATGGAATTTAGTCAGTGCCGGTACTGTTGTAAGCATTATTCCTATTTTGATTGTTTATATCGTTGCTCAGAAGTGGTTTATTGAGGGCATTTCAGCAACAGGATTAAAGGGTTAA
- a CDS encoding ABC transporter substrate-binding protein — protein sequence MRKVLLLALVMSLLVVALGAIKISYMTFSAVPNHEETLREIAKAFEAQNQGIRVNLIFVPWSDYFLKLSTMFAGGTPPDAFEINYENFVEYAADGLLLPLDGLNESNQFKAVEVFSEKAYNAFSYRGRQYGFPESFSTVVLFYNKELFDKKGVEYPSPDWSWIDEFNAAVKLTDKEKGIWGVYQPIQFWEYYKVIAQNGGAIFNSENEVTVNNIAGVNALKWLIDKPKYGIMPSEEEAAGLSSEDLFVMGKLAMVHTGIWMFNKFREETRFEWDIEVEPGMSTKATHYFANAVVASASTPHKEAVWKWLKFLTTDEYSVKTRIEKGWELPAVKDPDLISEFLKSDVAPRNKKAIFDSLEWAIVPPVVKGWSALADVVNKEIDAAKFGMKSPEEALNDLVVLLKNKISE from the coding sequence ATGAGAAAAGTTCTTCTTTTGGCGCTTGTAATGTCATTATTGGTTGTAGCTCTTGGGGCAATAAAGATTAGTTACATGACATTCTCAGCTGTCCCAAATCATGAAGAAACTTTGAGAGAAATCGCCAAGGCTTTCGAGGCTCAGAATCAAGGGATACGGGTGAATCTGATATTTGTACCATGGAGCGACTATTTTTTGAAGTTGTCCACGATGTTTGCAGGAGGAACCCCCCCTGATGCGTTCGAGATCAACTATGAGAATTTTGTAGAATATGCAGCAGATGGACTTTTATTGCCCCTGGACGGACTAAACGAAAGCAACCAGTTCAAAGCAGTCGAAGTGTTTTCCGAAAAGGCTTATAACGCTTTTTCTTATCGAGGTAGACAGTACGGATTCCCTGAAAGTTTTTCCACAGTGGTTCTTTTCTACAACAAGGAACTCTTCGACAAAAAGGGTGTTGAGTATCCTTCACCTGATTGGAGTTGGATTGATGAATTCAATGCTGCTGTGAAATTAACGGACAAAGAAAAGGGAATATGGGGAGTCTATCAGCCAATACAATTCTGGGAATATTACAAAGTTATCGCTCAGAATGGAGGAGCAATATTCAACAGCGAAAATGAGGTCACAGTAAATAACATCGCTGGAGTAAACGCACTGAAATGGCTTATAGACAAACCAAAATACGGAATCATGCCGTCGGAAGAAGAAGCTGCCGGCCTGAGCTCAGAGGATCTTTTTGTCATGGGAAAGCTCGCAATGGTCCATACGGGAATATGGATGTTCAACAAATTTAGAGAAGAGACACGATTTGAATGGGATATAGAAGTTGAACCCGGAATGTCCACAAAGGCGACTCATTATTTCGCGAATGCAGTTGTTGCTTCTGCGAGTACTCCACACAAAGAAGCAGTGTGGAAATGGTTGAAATTCCTTACCACTGATGAATACAGCGTAAAAACAAGAATTGAAAAAGGCTGGGAATTGCCGGCAGTCAAGGATCCTGATCTCATAAGTGAGTTCCTTAAGAGTGATGTCGCACCGAGAAACAAAAAAGCCATTTTTGATTCTCTTGAATGGGCTATCGTACCACCTGTCGTTAAAGGTTGGAGTGCCCTCGCAGATGTTGTGAATAAAGAAATCGATGCAGCAAAATTCGGGATGAAGAGTCCTGAAGAAGCTTTAAATGACTTAGTAGTGTTGTTAAAGAACAAGATATCCGAATAA
- a CDS encoding TIM-barrel domain-containing protein, with the protein MRKIQHLPFGIDDPYINAAYTAQRIPNDPTDGEDVIINFKTMPMEAGQRAWLEVVRNGMTHRIRAQYQYNEGKWALWKARLMPSCAAFEKIKYRIAFGQGNDSMIFSEWYSFTVKKWVEDTCLGFDGRNLFISRENDQTEIPRLIMSRFLTDGENIYDIELIFERKEGENLYGLGEHYDSLGLSAGSPYYIHVFDQYKVQQKRGYAPIPFVFSNMGFGLFLNTGFRTKVLLNKGAINVVTETLGTPISPDNFSAKLWIDTKPLEIISDIYKITSPQLPPIWAFGPWASANEWNSQNKVEQTLEKLKKFNLPTSVIVIEAWSDEQTFYIFNGAKYNPKKGSDSFSFEDFVFKFPWPDPKGMIDKLHMQGIKLVLWQIPVLKDIPNPIAQYRNDIKFAVDNGYVVSKNDQPYRIPEGRWFENSFVVDFFNKEARDWWKKKREYLVNELGIDGFKTDGGEHLWGRNTYVYPNKSAAEARNIYPEKYFESAKEIVGEDGVLFSRSGYIDSPKFTLFWVGDEDSDFEAMKSNLIAGLNVSLSGNPFWGWDIAGFSGELPEPELYRRAVQLATFTPIFQFHSEAPGDPIPSAERSPWNVSEYWGALEILNEYRELVSLRMCLVPYIYMEAKNSVLKGVPLTTPIQFKFLDLEISEESLAFMFGQAFLVIPVLEAGVKNMKVFLPKGRWVDFWTGRWYEGNTTIDIDVSANRIPAFVKENAIIPLSLPESKNILEPHWDFNVNAVLCITDDILKVRNKILKFLHEFYEVKWFGIPEREDSKNKKILSIKWLDIEEVQG; encoded by the coding sequence ATGCGGAAGATCCAGCACTTACCATTTGGAATAGATGATCCATATATAAATGCAGCATACACTGCCCAAAGGATTCCCAACGACCCTACTGATGGAGAAGATGTAATTATAAACTTCAAGACCATGCCTATGGAAGCTGGTCAGCGAGCTTGGCTTGAAGTTGTACGAAATGGCATGACTCATAGAATCAGGGCACAATATCAGTACAATGAGGGTAAATGGGCTTTGTGGAAAGCACGATTAATGCCATCATGTGCAGCATTCGAGAAAATTAAGTACAGAATCGCTTTTGGTCAGGGAAACGATTCAATGATCTTCTCCGAATGGTATTCGTTCACTGTAAAAAAATGGGTAGAAGATACATGCCTTGGATTTGATGGAAGGAACCTGTTTATCAGCCGCGAGAATGATCAAACCGAGATACCCAGGCTCATAATGTCAAGGTTTCTAACCGATGGTGAAAACATCTATGACATTGAACTTATTTTTGAAAGAAAAGAGGGCGAGAACTTGTATGGGCTTGGGGAACATTATGACTCATTGGGTCTTAGTGCTGGATCTCCGTATTATATTCATGTATTTGACCAATATAAAGTGCAGCAAAAAAGAGGATACGCGCCTATTCCATTTGTTTTCTCAAACATGGGATTTGGTTTGTTCTTAAATACCGGTTTCAGAACGAAGGTTCTCTTGAATAAAGGTGCAATAAACGTCGTTACAGAAACTCTTGGGACACCAATAAGTCCTGACAATTTCAGCGCTAAGTTATGGATTGATACAAAGCCTCTTGAGATTATTTCCGACATCTATAAAATAACATCCCCTCAGCTGCCACCAATTTGGGCGTTTGGTCCATGGGCTTCTGCAAACGAGTGGAACTCTCAAAATAAGGTAGAACAAACTCTCGAGAAGTTGAAAAAGTTCAACCTGCCAACAAGCGTGATTGTCATTGAAGCGTGGTCAGATGAACAGACATTTTATATTTTTAATGGAGCGAAATATAATCCGAAAAAAGGTAGCGATTCCTTTAGTTTTGAAGATTTTGTTTTTAAATTCCCATGGCCAGATCCAAAGGGAATGATTGATAAATTACATATGCAAGGAATTAAGTTAGTACTCTGGCAAATACCGGTTCTTAAAGATATTCCTAATCCTATTGCGCAATACAGGAATGATATCAAGTTTGCTGTCGATAATGGGTATGTCGTTTCAAAGAATGATCAACCATATAGAATTCCTGAGGGAAGATGGTTTGAAAATAGCTTTGTTGTTGATTTCTTCAATAAGGAAGCCAGAGACTGGTGGAAAAAGAAGAGAGAATACTTAGTTAATGAGCTTGGAATAGACGGATTTAAAACTGACGGCGGTGAACATCTTTGGGGGAGAAATACCTACGTATATCCAAATAAGTCCGCTGCAGAAGCCAGGAATATATATCCAGAGAAATACTTCGAATCCGCAAAGGAGATAGTGGGAGAGGATGGAGTTCTTTTCAGTCGTTCCGGGTATATAGATTCCCCGAAATTCACTCTATTCTGGGTAGGGGATGAAGATTCAGATTTTGAAGCGATGAAATCTAATCTAATTGCGGGACTTAATGTGTCTCTGTCAGGAAATCCTTTTTGGGGATGGGATATAGCAGGATTTAGTGGAGAACTCCCAGAACCGGAACTTTATAGAAGAGCGGTACAGTTGGCTACGTTTACGCCAATTTTTCAATTTCACTCAGAGGCACCTGGAGATCCTATACCAAGTGCTGAAAGATCTCCTTGGAATGTTTCCGAATATTGGGGAGCTCTAGAAATACTCAATGAGTATAGAGAACTTGTTTCTCTCAGGATGTGCCTTGTTCCATACATCTATATGGAAGCTAAGAATTCAGTGCTTAAAGGAGTTCCTTTGACGACACCGATTCAATTTAAATTCCTGGATTTAGAAATTTCTGAAGAGTCTCTTGCTTTCATGTTTGGGCAGGCATTTCTTGTAATCCCTGTGCTCGAAGCAGGGGTTAAAAACATGAAGGTTTTTTTACCAAAAGGCAGATGGGTAGATTTCTGGACAGGCAGGTGGTACGAAGGGAATACCACAATCGATATTGATGTTTCTGCTAATCGCATACCTGCCTTTGTAAAAGAAAATGCAATAATACCTTTGAGCCTTCCTGAATCTAAAAATATACTGGAACCGCATTGGGATTTCAACGTTAACGCTGTTTTGTGCATAACTGATGACATTCTCAAAGTAAGGAACAAGATTCTGAAGTTTTTGCATGAATTTTATGAAGTAAAGTGGTTTGGAATACCTGAAAGAGAGGATTCAAAAAACAAGAAGATCTTAAGTATAAAATGGCTGGATATTGAAGAAGTGCAGGGTTGA
- a CDS encoding glycoside hydrolase family 15 protein, with amino-acid sequence MNKLSRSIKIIEKHQSPQGAYIASPNFSQYGYCWFRDGSFVAATMARAGKVESAEKFFRWGFQVIADQKPRIEKLLTTPGELITHKDLLPTRYNLNGTLTQDDWPNGQSDGYGTFLWALGKYAPSEFIKENLELIELVVRYLEKVWKIPCYDVWEENPDGIHTSTLLSIAAGLKAAERILHKETGWVEIVNFIERKLVKDGRLRKSTLSDDVDASLIWGAVPFELFSIDDQLVVNTVKAIDEKLYINGGVKRYSADTYFGGGSWILLASNLGQYYAKTGEREKAEFIKEWVEFHFDAEGLPEQVPEFLIDERKYSEWVNQWGEIAKPLLWSHANYMELLLDLKGKA; translated from the coding sequence ATGAATAAGCTTAGCAGATCAATCAAGATTATTGAGAAGCATCAGTCTCCACAAGGAGCTTACATCGCATCACCCAATTTTTCCCAATATGGATATTGCTGGTTCCGTGATGGGTCTTTCGTTGCTGCCACAATGGCTAGAGCGGGGAAAGTAGAGTCGGCGGAAAAATTTTTTCGATGGGGATTTCAGGTAATCGCAGACCAAAAGCCGAGAATTGAAAAGCTCCTCACTACCCCAGGCGAACTAATTACCCACAAGGACTTACTACCAACTCGCTACAACCTCAACGGAACCTTGACCCAGGACGATTGGCCCAATGGACAAAGCGATGGATATGGCACATTTCTCTGGGCGCTTGGAAAATACGCGCCAAGTGAATTCATTAAAGAAAATCTAGAATTGATAGAGTTAGTCGTACGGTATCTCGAAAAGGTTTGGAAGATTCCCTGCTATGATGTCTGGGAAGAAAATCCCGATGGAATTCATACCTCCACTCTCCTTTCGATAGCAGCTGGCTTAAAGGCAGCTGAAAGGATTCTTCATAAGGAAACAGGATGGGTAGAAATCGTGAACTTCATTGAAAGAAAGCTCGTAAAGGATGGAAGGCTAAGAAAATCAACGCTCAGTGATGATGTTGACGCAAGCCTTATATGGGGTGCTGTTCCCTTCGAACTGTTTTCAATTGATGATCAGCTTGTAGTCAATACAGTAAAAGCAATTGATGAAAAGCTTTATATAAATGGTGGAGTTAAACGCTATTCTGCCGATACATATTTTGGTGGAGGCAGCTGGATTCTACTCGCGTCAAATCTTGGGCAATATTATGCTAAGACGGGTGAAAGGGAAAAAGCGGAATTTATAAAAGAGTGGGTGGAATTTCACTTCGATGCTGAAGGATTACCAGAGCAAGTGCCAGAGTTTCTCATAGACGAAAGGAAATACTCTGAATGGGTGAATCAGTGGGGAGAAATCGCTAAACCATTGTTGTGGTCGCATGCTAACTATATGGAATTGTTGCTTGACCTGAAGGGCAAAGCATGA